A genomic stretch from Hemitrygon akajei chromosome 10, sHemAka1.3, whole genome shotgun sequence includes:
- the LOC140734606 gene encoding nuclear transcription factor Y subunit beta-like yields the protein MDGDSSTTDATQLGIAGDYISGSHYVLQSHEGDADEALVEHDDTNGSKESYREQDIYLPIANVARIMKSAVPATGKIAKDAKECVQECVSEFISFITSEASERCHQEKRKTINGEDILFAMSTLGFDSYVEPLKLYLQKFREAMKGEKGLNASTGGGTDGLGEELTDETFSNQLTTGLITADGQPQNVMVYTTSYQQISGVQPIQFS from the exons ATGGATGGTGACAgttccaccacagatgctaccCAGTTAGGAATTGCAGGTGATTACATTAGTGGAAGCCACTATGTGCTACAATCTCATGAAG GGGACGCAGATGAGGCACTCGTAGAACACGACGACACGAATGGCTCCAAGGAGTCTTACAGGGAGCAGGATATCTATCTTCCGATTGCCAACGTCGCTCGGATAATGAAATCAGCAGTTCCTGCAACAGGGAAG ATTGCTAAAGATGCGAAGGAATGTGTCCAAGAGTGTGTAAGTGAATTTATCAGCTTTATCACATCCGAGGCCAGTGAGCGATGCCATCAAGAAAAACGCAAAACCATCAATGGAGAAGACATCCTTTTTGCTATGTCCACACTAGGCTTTGACAGCTATGTGGAGCCACTGAAACTCTACCTGCAGAAGTTCAGAGAG GCAATGAAAGGGGAGAAAGGATTGAACGCATCAACAGGTGGAGGCACAGATGGCCTTGGCGAAGAGCTCACAGATGAAACTTTTT CTAACCAATTGACAACAGGCTTGATCACCGCTGATGGCCAACCACAGAACGTCATGGTGTATACAACATCTTACCAACAG ATTTCAGGTGTACAGCCCATTCAATTCTCCTGA